A window of the Pseudomonas furukawaii genome harbors these coding sequences:
- the creB gene encoding two-component system response regulator CreB, translated as MPHILIVEDEAAIADTLVYALEADGNATTWLSLGGAALDLLRREPVDLVILDVGLPDTSGFELCKALRRFSEVPVLFLTARNAEIDRVVGLEIGADDYVVKPFSPREVAARVRAILKRTAPRERQVPVAAATGPFRVDLERVRIHYHGQALVLTRHEFRLLQALLAQPERVFSREQLLDALGLASDVGYERNIDSHIKSLRAKLRQVAPAAEAIQTHRGLGYSYSPERA; from the coding sequence ATGCCCCATATCCTGATCGTCGAAGACGAAGCGGCCATCGCCGATACCCTGGTCTACGCCCTGGAGGCCGACGGCAATGCCACCACCTGGCTGAGCCTGGGCGGCGCGGCCCTGGACCTGTTGCGACGCGAGCCGGTGGACCTGGTGATCCTCGACGTGGGGCTGCCGGATACCAGCGGTTTCGAGCTGTGCAAGGCGCTGCGGCGCTTTTCCGAGGTGCCGGTGCTCTTCCTCACTGCGCGCAACGCCGAGATCGACCGGGTGGTGGGGCTGGAGATCGGTGCCGACGACTACGTGGTCAAGCCCTTCAGTCCCCGGGAGGTGGCGGCGCGGGTGCGGGCCATCCTCAAGCGCACCGCCCCCCGCGAGCGACAGGTACCGGTAGCCGCCGCCACGGGCCCCTTCCGGGTGGACCTCGAGCGGGTGCGCATTCACTACCACGGCCAGGCGCTGGTCCTGACCCGGCATGAGTTCCGCCTGCTCCAGGCATTGCTGGCCCAGCCGGAGCGGGTATTCAGTCGCGAGCAACTGCTGGACGCCCTGGGGCTGGCCAGCGATGTGGGCTACGAGCGCAACATCGACAGCCACATCAAGAGCCTGCGGGCCAAGCTCCGCCAGGTGGCGCCCGCCGCCGAAGCCATCCAGACCCATCGCGGGCTGGGCTACAGCTACTCGCCGGAACGCGCCTGA
- the creC gene encoding two-component system sensor histidine kinase CreC yields the protein MPLGVRIFLAYFLFVGLAGWFVLGTVMDEIRPGVRQSTEETLVDTANLLAEILRDPVRDGTLADSRLPELLEAYGERQPGADIWGLRKMQVNHRIYVTDARGIVLLDSSGVALGQDYSRWNDVYLTLRGEYGARSTREDPEDPDSSVMYVAAPIRDGQRIIGVVSVAKPNASLQPYIERSQRRLAWLGAGLIGLGLLVGGLLSWWLSRSLLRLRDYAQAVSEGRRAELPAMSGGELRDLASALERMRTQLEGKAYVERYVHTLTHELKSPLAAIRGAAELLEGEMPVEQRRRFVANIGNEGARLQQLVERLLNLAQVEQRQGLEERVPVPLRALAETQLAAQAVRIEAAGLRVENRIAPELCALGERFLLSQALANLLDNALDFTPTGGRLRLEARHDGAWLELALFNQGEPIPAFALPRLTERFYSLPRPATGRKSTGLGLNFVQEVAALHGGELRVLNREDGVEACLRLPSVAD from the coding sequence ATGCCGCTGGGCGTTCGCATCTTCCTGGCCTACTTCCTCTTCGTCGGCCTGGCGGGCTGGTTCGTGCTCGGCACGGTGATGGACGAGATCCGGCCCGGTGTTCGCCAGTCCACCGAGGAAACCCTGGTGGACACCGCGAACCTGCTGGCGGAGATCCTCCGTGACCCGGTACGCGACGGCACCCTGGCCGACAGCCGCCTGCCCGAGCTGCTGGAGGCCTATGGCGAGCGCCAGCCGGGCGCGGACATCTGGGGCCTGCGCAAGATGCAGGTCAACCACCGCATCTACGTCACCGACGCCAGGGGCATCGTGCTGCTGGACTCCAGCGGCGTCGCCCTGGGCCAGGACTATTCCCGCTGGAACGACGTCTACCTCACCCTGCGCGGCGAGTACGGCGCCCGTTCCACCCGCGAGGACCCCGAGGACCCGGACTCCTCGGTGATGTACGTCGCGGCGCCTATCCGTGATGGCCAGCGGATCATCGGCGTGGTGTCGGTGGCCAAGCCCAACGCCTCGCTCCAACCCTATATCGAGCGCTCGCAGCGGCGCCTGGCCTGGCTGGGCGCCGGCCTGATCGGTCTCGGGCTGCTGGTGGGCGGGTTGCTGTCCTGGTGGCTCAGTCGTTCCCTGCTGCGCCTGCGTGACTACGCCCAGGCGGTGAGCGAGGGCCGACGCGCCGAGCTGCCCGCCATGAGCGGCGGCGAGCTGCGGGACCTGGCCTCGGCCCTGGAGCGCATGCGCACCCAACTGGAAGGAAAGGCCTATGTCGAACGCTACGTGCATACGCTGACCCATGAGCTGAAAAGCCCCCTGGCCGCCATTCGTGGAGCGGCCGAGCTGCTCGAAGGGGAGATGCCGGTGGAACAGCGACGGCGTTTCGTGGCCAACATCGGCAATGAAGGCGCGCGCCTGCAGCAACTGGTGGAGCGGTTGTTGAACCTGGCCCAGGTGGAGCAGCGCCAGGGACTGGAGGAGCGGGTGCCGGTGCCGCTGCGGGCGCTGGCCGAAACGCAGCTGGCGGCCCAGGCGGTGCGGATCGAGGCCGCCGGCCTGCGGGTGGAAAACCGGATCGCACCGGAACTGTGCGCGCTGGGGGAGCGATTCCTGCTCAGCCAGGCCCTGGCCAACCTGCTGGACAACGCCCTGGACTTCACACCGACCGGCGGTCGCTTGCGGCTGGAGGCGCGGCACGACGGCGCCTGGCTGGAGCTGGCGCTGTTCAACCAGGGCGAACCCATTCCGGCGTTCGCCCTGCCTCGCCTCACCGAACGCTTCTATTCCCTGCCGCGCCCCGCAACGGGGCGCAAGAGCACCGGCCTCGGCCTCAACTTCGTGCAGGAAGTGGCCGCCCTGCATGGCGGTGAACTGCGGGTACTGAACCGTGAGGACGGGGTGGAAGCCTGCCTGCGACTCCCCTCCGTCGCGGATTGA